A genomic stretch from Anaerococcus mediterraneensis includes:
- a CDS encoding sugar ABC transporter substrate-binding protein: MNKGFKSIMALSLAFLMTACGGAKDGGKEAADTSKEAANTEASAKLSVQVEEAWLPHYEKAVERVKEKFPNAEIELKTVGAFDHLDILDATDASNEDVADLFAIPADRLYGLHGNDILAGIDSKKLADEIGGWDDFDKGIGGNFNIDGEYFAFPYNIETLITYVNKKNAEEKGIDLSKPIEVNDVADESTVLLPIFDAWYGVAATNSSAIELLGKKDDGTLFSDFTKEWDELEPEKQATVKALYEYWKKHNEAGTQLFDADAGWGYIDETFKPGNGGVARLGGPWDAAPISEQAGEGNLEIYPINQLTLAGKALTHWQGGWGLAMNARIEEDADKVALAEAMIKEIVNPEFAADLYKATGKVLENVSAETYQGMDLPETDKKIIAATIESYKEAPARPLFKEWGDVWDTYKNAILSWNSVKPADEKAAYAELKASFDSMMANFNH, encoded by the coding sequence ATGAATAAAGGATTCAAATCGATAATGGCCCTTTCACTAGCTTTCTTAATGACAGCTTGTGGTGGAGCCAAAGATGGCGGAAAAGAAGCTGCTGATACTAGTAAAGAAGCAGCCAATACTGAAGCTAGCGCAAAATTAAGCGTACAAGTAGAAGAAGCATGGCTTCCACACTACGAAAAAGCTGTTGAAAGAGTTAAGGAAAAATTCCCTAACGCAGAGATAGAATTAAAGACAGTAGGAGCATTTGATCACCTAGATATACTTGATGCTACAGATGCTTCAAACGAAGACGTTGCTGACCTATTTGCTATCCCAGCTGATAGACTATATGGCCTACATGGAAACGATATTCTAGCAGGTATTGACTCTAAGAAATTAGCTGATGAAATCGGCGGTTGGGATGACTTTGATAAGGGAATCGGTGGAAACTTCAATATAGATGGCGAATATTTTGCCTTCCCATACAATATAGAAACACTTATTACCTATGTAAACAAGAAAAATGCTGAAGAAAAAGGTATAGACCTATCAAAACCAATCGAAGTTAACGATGTAGCTGATGAATCAACAGTTTTACTACCAATCTTTGATGCTTGGTACGGTGTTGCAGCAACAAACTCTTCTGCAATCGAACTTCTTGGCAAAAAAGATGATGGTACACTTTTCTCAGACTTCACAAAAGAATGGGATGAGCTAGAACCAGAAAAACAAGCAACAGTTAAAGCTCTTTACGAATACTGGAAAAAACACAACGAAGCTGGTACACAATTATTTGATGCTGACGCTGGTTGGGGATATATCGACGAAACATTCAAACCAGGCAATGGCGGTGTTGCTAGACTTGGTGGACCATGGGATGCTGCACCAATTTCAGAACAAGCTGGCGAAGGCAACCTTGAAATCTATCCAATTAACCAACTAACCTTAGCAGGCAAAGCCCTAACTCACTGGCAAGGTGGATGGGGACTTGCAATGAATGCTAGAATCGAAGAAGATGCTGATAAAGTTGCTCTAGCAGAAGCAATGATCAAAGAAATTGTAAACCCAGAATTTGCTGCCGACCTATACAAAGCTACAGGTAAGGTACTAGAAAATGTAAGCGCTGAAACTTATCAAGGAATGGACCTTCCAGAAACTGATAAGAAAATCATAGCTGCTACAATAGAATCTTATAAAGAAGCTCCAGCAAGACCACTATTTAAAGAGTGGGGCGATGTTTGGGATACCTACAAAAACGCAATACTTTCTTGGAACTCTGTAAAACCAGCTGACGAAAAAGCTGCTTATGCAGAATTAAAAGCATCATTTGATTCAATGATGGCAAACTTTAACCATTAA